TGAATTTCAGTTCGGCAATGACTTTTCTCCCGAGGAACTTAGGATAATAGGGAGGAACTTTAAGGATTTCTACTTTATAACAGAGTGGCCATCATCACTTAGGCCTTTTTACACTATGCCAAATAGAGACGATCCAACAATAACAAATTCATTCGATCTGCAGTACAGAGAAGTAGAAGTTACTTCAGGCGCGCAAAGGGTACACGATCCAGACTTATTATTAAAAAGATTTAACGAAAAAAAATTGAATATTGATTCATTTAAATTCTACATTCAAGCTTTTAAATACGGTATGCCCCCACATGCTGGCTGGGGGCTCGGCCTTGAAAGACTCACCATGATTGTTCTTGGCTTAAACAATATAAGGGAAACCACCTTATTTCCTAGGGATAGAACCCGCATTATTCCTTGATCTCCTATCTTTCCTATCTTCGTCAAAGACTAACCTATCCATGTCATCGGACGAGCCAATTTCGTCCTTTAAGATGTCGTTCAGCTTCTTTGAGCTCATCGCTAGCCAATAATTATTACTAAATACTCCTATATTAATTTTTCTTATGACAGAAATTACTTTTCGTCTTATGCACAAATAATGTCTATATACTTCTTAAATAGCTAGATACTTCATTAAGAAACTTGTAGATATGGGTATATTTTGCCTTCTGCACAAATATTAATTTTCTGAAGCAATACCAGAATATGAGCATAAAGAAAGTTGGTATTGTAGGCGCTGGCACCATGGGTTCTGCCATAGCCGAAGTCTTTGCATATAATGGATACAATGTCATCCTCAAGGACCAAACTATTGAATTGGCTGAAAGGGGAAGGGAAAACGCCAAAAGGATCATAGAAGGATATGAAAAAATTTCCAATGAAAAGGTTAAAAAAGAAATCACAAAAATAGAAGGATATGGAATTAAACTTACCGAAGAACAAAAGTCCTCTATAACAAAATCACTTTCCGTTAATGTTCCTGTAAAGGAAGTTGAAGAGAGGATCATCGTCACATCTAAAAACGACGAAATGTCGGATTGTGATCTTATAATAGAAGCTGCATTTGAAGACCAGGCAGTTAAAAACCAAATATTCAGGGAATTAAGTGATTTTTCAAATAATGCGATAATTGCATCAAATACCTCTTCATTAAGCATAACAGAGATGTCTAAAAACCTCAAAAAACCTGAAAATGGCATCATCATGCATTTTTTCAACCCACCCTATCTGCTCCCCTTAGTGGAGGTTGTACCTTCCCTTTTCACCAGCAACGAAACCCTAACCGCTGTTATGGATCTGCTCCACGGAATGAAGAATCATAGAGAAAATATGGTTCCTGTGCTTGCAAAGGAGAGAGAAGGCTTCATAGTTAATAGACTACTGATTCCATTTATAAATGAGGCTTCAAAAATGCTGGATTATGGCATAGCCACAGAGAAGGATATTGATATTGCTATGAAGAAGGGAGCTGGCTTCCCAATGGGACCGTTCGAACTAGCCGATATGATAGGCATTGACGTTGTAAAAGACGTTATGAACGTGTTCGAAAAAACTTATGGAGATCAGTATAAGACAAGCCAACTGATAAGAAGAATGTCGGAAGCAGGCAAACTAGGAAGGAAAACAAAGGAAGGCTTTTATAAATATTAAAAAATTATTTTATTGGGGTGAGATCGGTACGCTGCCTGTTGAGCACGACAACGGTCGGTTCAACCACGTACTTTGACTTCGAGATTCTTGTAATAGAAACTAGGGCAGACTTTCTATTATTGTTGTTAAACATCTTCCGTATCTCGGAGATAAGGGTCTTATTAACAAACAGCTCCACATAGATTGGTACACCCCTGTTGTACCATACGGCTATTATAGAGCCCCTTGAGACTCGCTCTACATCCTCCCTATCTACTTCAACGTCTATTCGTTGCCCTATTTCTATTTTCAAGTTGCTTACCCAATTTCTAATAAAAAAGACAGTTATATAAGCTTTTCCTGCATACTAAGTTAAAATCGTTTGATGTAAATAATAACATATTGGAAAGGCTCTTGCAAGAGCCAGACATGCATATGTAGCAATTTTAGTTTATTCTTATGCTTTTTCGAGTAGTGTAATTCCCAGTATTTTCTCAAGCTTTCTTGCGGTCTTTATGTCTGGGAGCAAATCACCCCGCTCAATACTCGCTATTACATTTTTTCGTTCAAAGATCCTAGCCGCAAGGTCTGCCTGAGACATTCCTAGCTTTTCTCTGGCATTCTTGACTATTTCTGGATAATCTTCTACAATATCCAAGTCTTCTTCACTTATCTTTTTCTTAACCGCATTCTTAGCTGGATGTGTATCTGGCACTCTTGTAGCTGGTTCTGGCAATGTTACTTTTACTGACTCCACACGCTTAAAATTATTGTGTTCGATAACTGGAGTGCCAAATTTAGCACAATCATCACAAACATTCAAAATTGCACCGTCTATCATGACCTTTGTAGTATGCTGGGTCTTCTTACCGCACATTTCACATTCCATATAAAAACATATACCAATTCGATAGATAATCTTTATCTGCGTTTCTGCTTTAAGTTAGTAGAGAATCATATATGTCAAAAGGAGATAGACCGGGCCTATTGCTCCCCTTTGAAAACAAGCGCATAATTAGAATTCGGAATTCAGTGTATACAGAGACGGAAACCCCGCAAAGGGTATATGGAGAAGAGATTACAAAAATTAACAATCGGACTTACAGAGAGTGGGACCCAAGGAGAAGCAAGCCCGCAGCGGCCATACTAAATGGCCTGAGGAGATTCCCAATTAGGGAAAATGATTCTGTGCTCTATCTTGGAGCTTCTACTGGTACGACAATAAGCCACATATCTGATATATGCCCAGCAGGCACAATTTACGGAGTAGAAGTCTCCTATGAACCTTTTTCAAAACTGCTAGATCTTGCAAAGAAGAGGAATAATCTATACCCAATACTTGAAGATGCCAACTCCCCCGAAAAATACTCGTTCTTTATTGAGCACGTTGATGTAATGTACCAGGACATATCCCAGAGAAACCAAATCCAAATATTCAAAAATAATGTCAATACGTTTAATCCAAAACGTGGTTTCCTAGTGCTCAAAATAAGATCCGTGAAGTCGACTGAAGACTCTAGGAGCATACTAAACACGGCTATGGATCAATTGAGTGTATACCACCTTAAAGAAGTTATTAATCTTAAGCCGTACGATACGGATCATTACCTTATAACTCTCGATACATAATGCTAAACAAAGGTTAAGTAATAATATTCCCAAGTTATTAGGCACTATGAAGCTCACTGTAAACGGTTGGTATACCAATATGAGGTTTTCAGCAGCCCATTTCATCCCATCGCACTACAAGTGTTCAAGGTTGCATGGCCACGACTACGGGATAATAATTAACGTTGACGGAGAAATGCAGGACGGCATGCTAATAGACTTTATAGAGCTCAAAAACGCAATAAGATCCGTAATAAACGAGATGGATCACAAGCTCCTAGTGCCGGGCAAAGCTAACATTGCTAAATATAATGAGAGCACAAATGAATACGAAATTTCATACAACGATAAAAGGATGATAATACCAGCCGAATATGTTTATATCTGCGATGTATATAATACTACCAGTGAAGAATTATCTAGATTTGTTGCAGAAAAGGTTGGGGCAAAGATCGGAAAGAGGAAAAACCTTAGAAGCATTGAGGTATCTGTTGAGGAGGGGCCTGGCCAAGGTGTTTTTTACAGCGTAGACATGAGGAGGGATTGAAATGCCGAAAAAAGCTGTCGTTTTGTTATCAGGCGGCTTAGATTCATCGACGGTTCTTGCCTATGCCTTAAATAAGGGCTTTGAGGTGTACGCTATATCATTTGACTATGGCCAGAGGCATTTAAAGGAGATGAAGAGCAGCGAAGCGATATCAAAGTTTTACAACGTGGATAGGAAGATAGTAAAGGTAGACTTAAGATCAATAGGCAAGAGCGCCTTGACCGACAATATTGAGGTGCCGTCCAGGGACATATCGACCATTGAGGAGGAAATACCAGTCACGTACGTTCCAGCCAGAAATACAATATTCTTATCCATAGCTGCTGCTTACGCAGAATCCCTAGGAACAAATGAGGTTTTCATAGGTGCCAATGCTATAGACTATTCAGGATATCCAGACTGCAGGCCAGAGTATTTTAACGCTATGGAAAATGCATTATCATTGGGAACTAAGATAGGGTTGAAAGAAAAATTTCATATTAACGTTCCACTGCAATACCTAAGCAAAGCAGATATAGTTAAGTTAGGTGTAAAGTTAAATGTACCCTACGAACTTACATGGTCATGTTATAAAGGTGAAGAAGAAGCATGCGGCGAATGCGATTCCTGCCAGCTAAGGTTAAAAGGGTTCATGGAAGCTGGATTTGCTGATCCGCTGAAATATTCAAAATATCCGGAATTTTACAGCAAAAACTTAGTAAAACTCCGACCCTTAAAGAGAAGATGAATCGCATACCAAAATTTGATTCTAAGTTCTCATCTATATTTTAAACATGATTTAGGCCTTTTATAGCGTATTCGTGTGATCTACTTATACGGAATTAAGATGTATTGGCTAATTTTTATTGCGATGACGCAAAACGAAGTTAAACTATTCATTTTAGACAGTTAGAATCCGTTGTAATGATTATGAATTTTCTATCAGTAATAGAAAAACAATAAATATATTAAATATAAAAAATTAAACCCCTACTGGGGATGCTTCTTCAACCACTCGTCAACATTCTTCGAGCTTGCCTCAACAGAGGCCACACTCTTCTTCCAGAGTTCAAGCTCCTCTGGCAGGAAGTCTATGTCGTAGATCTCTTCAACTCCTCTTTCACCGATTTTAATTGGAACACCTATGAACTTGTTGTTTATTCCGTAGTGCTCAGCATGTTTTCCCGTTATATAGGCTGCGCATGGTATGACTCTCTTCTTATCCTTGATGACGGATTCAACCATAGCCGTTATGGATATCCCAGGCGCATAGTAAGCACTTCCTGCCTTGAGGTAATTCACTATTTCCCCACCGCCAAACCTGGTCCTCTTTACGATTGCGTCTATCTTTTCTTTGGGAAGCAGCTTCTCTATTGGAATTCCAGCAACGCTAGAGTACCTTATAAATGGCACCATATCATCTCCGTGGCCTCCAATAACAAAAGCGTTTACGTCTTCTACTGAAACGTCGAGCTCCTTAGCAAGAAATGTCCTGAACCTGGAACTATCCAATGAACCGCCTAAACCCATTATTCTTTGCGGATCAACACCGGAAATCTTCTGAAGGGCATATGCCATTATGTCGGCAGGGTTAGAAACAACAACTATTATAGAATCAGGTGAATACTTCTTTATGTTCTTAGATACATCTGCAATTATCTCTACATTTTTGTCAAATAGGTCCTCTCTGCTCATTCCTGGTTTTCTTGCCATTCCGGCAGTTACTACTATAACGTCTGATCCCTCCATATTTTTGTAATTCGAGGAATCTGATGTACTAAAGCCTACAACGTCAAGATCATATCCCCAGTGTGGTGCTCCTTCCTGAATATCTAGAGCTTTTCCTTCTGGAATCCCATCAACAACATCGAATAAGTATACATCGCCAAGCTCTTTTGTTGCTAAAAACTGGGCAACTGTTGCGCCTACATTGCCGGCGCCTATTACAGAAATCTTTTTTCTTGCCATATATGTATATCACTTTGTTATTAAAAAACTAATCTAAGGTTCACATTTTTAGACAATAGCTATACGAATAATTTTCGACTACCCGCCTATGCTTCCTCTATACTTTCTTGGTCTATAAAAAATCTTCCTTAATATACCTTGAATTATTTCTCCGTTAAGAGAGAAACAAAAAGTTTTAATAGAAAACTTTAACCATTCGTAAATAGATTAATATATAGAAAAAACTTAGCATTATTATAAGCAGAAGATGGGGGGTTGAATCTACGGTGGAAACAGATCCGATCATGTACGCATTCGAGAGATTTTTCGATCAGAAATTCGGCAAATCACTAGTGATAAAGGGAAGACCAGGATCAGGAAAAACCACATTCACCCTCGACTTTCTGAACGCTGTCAGAGATCATCATCCCGTATACTATATATCCTCGAGATCCTCAGATGCATCCATTCTAGAAACGTATCCGTGGATTAAGAATGAATATGAAATTAAGGGATCAGTTGAAAAAGTAAAGACATCTGCCCTTAGGAACTTTGAGAAGATGGTTGAAGAAGGAAAGTTCGGAGATGCCCTTAGAGACGGATTGATCGTTGAGACAAGCAAAATAGTTCCAATAATACAGGCATTATATGAATTTGTAGATAATCATTTTGGAGAGAGCCCTATAATAGCTCTAGATTCAATTGATGCTTTGGCTGAAGAGTATGATATTCCAGAAGATTACCTATTTCTCATGCTAAAGAACGATCTCGTTGAGGGTTCCGGAGCACATTTAATAACTATACTGGAAGCTCGACAAAACGAACGCCTTGAATATTTTGCGGATGGTGTAGTTACCTTAGACTACAATGTTAAGAATGATATGCTTGTCCGGTCTCTCACACTTGAGAAAATGAGGGGGATTTCTGTGGGCCCATCCCCTACCTACATGTTTTCTCTAGCAGATGGTAGATTTCGTTCAGTAACTCGAAATACTCTAGTATTTCCGGAGAAGAGAATAGAACTTGATCCAGGCAACGATGAATCTATGGAGTTCCAGGTATCAATGGGTGATAGGGAATACGGCAAAATAACCGCAGAAGGTACTGACAGCATCCCAGGTGGCTCTATAGTTTTGCTTCACGTTAAGGACAGAAGCCCGGCAATAAACGATTTCATAAACCTGTTTAAGACCAACCTAATAATAAATAATATAGTTCACGGCAGAGGAGTCATCGACATGACCGCCAGTGGCTATGAAACTTATACAGTTCTGCTAAAAGCACTTGGAGGAAAATATCTAAATAACTATATAACAGCATCAAAATCCGACCTTATCAATCCTTACGTAATATCGCTAAAGGGAGAAAGGATTAAGGATGACTTAAATAGAGAAATAATCGAGGGGAAGCTCGCACAATCGAAAGGCCCTTACGTGTATTTCTTCTCCTCGGATTACCTCTTTTTAGTTTATGGATTTAATTTCCTGAACCAAATAGTTGAAGTTGTTGATGACATAAGGACCAGCGGAGTTATATTCTTCGTAGCAGATGATGATACATACTCTAAGATGTTTACAGCATCACATCTTTCCCTTGATCTGTTTTCAGTTAATGGGTATGCCGCCGTATCATCAAATAAAACTTCATCATTTCTTGTACAACTAGTTCGTGATCAAAATCAATGGCCAAAAATAAAATTTGTAGAAATCGAATAAATTTATTTTACAAACTTTAGATACCAGGTCTTAACTCCCTGCTCATTATCCCTCTTGAAGCTTGAATCTACAGTGGTAGGCGCAGGCTCAATGCCTTCTTGTCCTGGCTGCCAGTTTGCAGGAGTAGCGAGCTTCCTGTCCCAGTTGAACTGAAGAGCCTTTATGACACGTATTATTTCTTCTATGTTTCTGCCTGTCTCAGCTGGATAATAGATCATCCACCTAACTATCTGGTTCGGATCAATGATGAAGACTCCTCTCACAGTTGCACCTGATTTTTCATCTATAAGGTTGTATTCCCTTGCAACCTCCTTATCTATATCTGCAATTATTGGAAACGGTATATCGATCCCAAAGTGCTCCTTAATGTCCCTTATCCAAGCTATGTGACTAAAGACACTATCAATACTTAGTCCTATCAATTCAACTCCTAGTTTCTGAAAATCTTCATATCTCTCAGTAAACGCAATAAACTCTGTAGTGCATACCGGCGTAAAATCGCCCGGATGCGAAAAGAGCAGAACCCATTTCCCCCTGTAGTTAGACAGGGTTATCGGTCCCTTAGAGGTGTTCACTGTAAAGTCTGGAGCTTTTTGTCCCAATACAACTGGCATTTTTAATCACCAAATTAAAAATATTAGAGGGATATTTAAGCCTATTGAAATGTGCATCGCTAAACACAGAAAATCTATTACGCCTTTCTCGACTCGGCGAGGCGTTCTGCAAAATACGTAATGACAATGTCGGCACCAGCCCTGAATACAGCAGTTAAAGCTTCGTTTACTGAATCTTCGCCTATAAGCCCTTGATTGACAGCGTTCACTATCATGCTATACTCCCCACTCACGCTGTAGGCTGCCAGTGGCAAATTAAACCTATCCCTGGCGGACCTTATTATATCTAGATAAAATATAGCAGGCTTTACCATCACTATATCTGCACCTTCATCTATGTCTAGCTCTATCTCTCTAATAGCTTCCTTCCCGTTGCGGTAATCCAATTGATAACTCTTTCGATCCCCCACTTTCGGGGCAGACTCAGCCGCCTCCCTAAACGGACCATAAAGATTAGAAGAGAACTTTGAACTATAAGCCATAATCATTGTGTTGACGTAACCAGAAGAGTCTAGAGCCTCTCTTATCGCCTTAACTTGGCCATCCATCATCCCGCTGGGGGCAACAATATCGACTCCGGCTTCGGCGTAGCTTACAGCGATCTTCCTGTAGACTTCTAGAGTCTTGTCATTATCCACATAATCATTGCTGATCAGGCCGCACTGGCCAGTATCCGTATATTCGCACAAGCACAGATCAGCTATGGTTACTATGTCAGTTGTCTCCTTTATGAGAGATATTGACCTCTGAATTATGCTGTTCTTATCGTAAGCTGAAGAACCAAAGCTGTCTTTGTACTTCGGTATCCCAAATAAAAGTACTGATTTTATGCCTATGTCTTCAAGATGCTTTACATAGTCTTCGAGCTGGCTGATTGGGTATCTGAAAATCCCAGGCATCGAACTGATCTGTGTCTTCTCTTTAATATTCTCATCTATGAATATAGGCATGATAAGCTTATCAATACTTACTCGGATCTCACTAATAAAGTCCCTAAGGTTTTGATCTTTTCTGTATCGCCTCATTCTGACGATTGGATACATAGACAGTTATTAGCTCGAAGAATAAAGATATGTTGCTCTGCACACATCGTTAAGCAATTATGCGTGTTTGTATTGTGGAAATATGGAACTATGTGCTATGTATAATATATCCATAGAAAATCTGCATCCGACAACCATATGCGTAGTTATGGACAAATTCCTTGACTCCTTTGCAGAGCTCTTAGGTGTACTTGAGGATCAAGATCAAGATGAACTGATGGATTTTATATCAAGGTACGCCAGAACTGATGAGATAAGGCCTGAGGATAAAACAGTTGG
This genomic stretch from Thermoplasma volcanium GSS1 harbors:
- a CDS encoding 3-hydroxyacyl-CoA dehydrogenase family protein; amino-acid sequence: MSIKKVGIVGAGTMGSAIAEVFAYNGYNVILKDQTIELAERGRENAKRIIEGYEKISNEKVKKEITKIEGYGIKLTEEQKSSITKSLSVNVPVKEVEERIIVTSKNDEMSDCDLIIEAAFEDQAVKNQIFRELSDFSNNAIIASNTSSLSITEMSKNLKKPENGIIMHFFNPPYLLPLVEVVPSLFTSNETLTAVMDLLHGMKNHRENMVPVLAKEREGFIVNRLLIPFINEASKMLDYGIATEKDIDIAMKKGAGFPMGPFELADMIGIDVVKDVMNVFEKTYGDQYKTSQLIRRMSEAGKLGRKTKEGFYKY
- a CDS encoding multiprotein bridging factor aMBF1, encoding MECEMCGKKTQHTTKVMIDGAILNVCDDCAKFGTPVIEHNNFKRVESVKVTLPEPATRVPDTHPAKNAVKKKISEEDLDIVEDYPEIVKNAREKLGMSQADLAARIFERKNVIASIERGDLLPDIKTARKLEKILGITLLEKA
- a CDS encoding fibrillarin-like rRNA/tRNA 2'-O-methyltransferase; its protein translation is MSKGDRPGLLLPFENKRIIRIRNSVYTETETPQRVYGEEITKINNRTYREWDPRRSKPAAAILNGLRRFPIRENDSVLYLGASTGTTISHISDICPAGTIYGVEVSYEPFSKLLDLAKKRNNLYPILEDANSPEKYSFFIEHVDVMYQDISQRNQIQIFKNNVNTFNPKRGFLVLKIRSVKSTEDSRSILNTAMDQLSVYHLKEVINLKPYDTDHYLITLDT
- a CDS encoding 6-pyruvoyl trahydropterin synthase family protein → MKLTVNGWYTNMRFSAAHFIPSHYKCSRLHGHDYGIIINVDGEMQDGMLIDFIELKNAIRSVINEMDHKLLVPGKANIAKYNESTNEYEISYNDKRMIIPAEYVYICDVYNTTSEELSRFVAEKVGAKIGKRKNLRSIEVSVEEGPGQGVFYSVDMRRD
- the queC gene encoding 7-cyano-7-deazaguanine synthase QueC, encoding MPKKAVVLLSGGLDSSTVLAYALNKGFEVYAISFDYGQRHLKEMKSSEAISKFYNVDRKIVKVDLRSIGKSALTDNIEVPSRDISTIEEEIPVTYVPARNTIFLSIAAAYAESLGTNEVFIGANAIDYSGYPDCRPEYFNAMENALSLGTKIGLKEKFHINVPLQYLSKADIVKLGVKLNVPYELTWSCYKGEEEACGECDSCQLRLKGFMEAGFADPLKYSKYPEFYSKNLVKLRPLKRR
- the mdh gene encoding malate dehydrogenase, which gives rise to MARKKISVIGAGNVGATVAQFLATKELGDVYLFDVVDGIPEGKALDIQEGAPHWGYDLDVVGFSTSDSSNYKNMEGSDVIVVTAGMARKPGMSREDLFDKNVEIIADVSKNIKKYSPDSIIVVVSNPADIMAYALQKISGVDPQRIMGLGGSLDSSRFRTFLAKELDVSVEDVNAFVIGGHGDDMVPFIRYSSVAGIPIEKLLPKEKIDAIVKRTRFGGGEIVNYLKAGSAYYAPGISITAMVESVIKDKKRVIPCAAYITGKHAEHYGINNKFIGVPIKIGERGVEEIYDIDFLPEELELWKKSVASVEASSKNVDEWLKKHPQ
- the gvpD gene encoding gas vesicle protein GvpD P-loop domain-containing protein, with the protein product METDPIMYAFERFFDQKFGKSLVIKGRPGSGKTTFTLDFLNAVRDHHPVYYISSRSSDASILETYPWIKNEYEIKGSVEKVKTSALRNFEKMVEEGKFGDALRDGLIVETSKIVPIIQALYEFVDNHFGESPIIALDSIDALAEEYDIPEDYLFLMLKNDLVEGSGAHLITILEARQNERLEYFADGVVTLDYNVKNDMLVRSLTLEKMRGISVGPSPTYMFSLADGRFRSVTRNTLVFPEKRIELDPGNDESMEFQVSMGDREYGKITAEGTDSIPGGSIVLLHVKDRSPAINDFINLFKTNLIINNIVHGRGVIDMTASGYETYTVLLKALGGKYLNNYITASKSDLINPYVISLKGERIKDDLNREIIEGKLAQSKGPYVYFFSSDYLFLVYGFNFLNQIVEVVDDIRTSGVIFFVADDDTYSKMFTASHLSLDLFSVNGYAAVSSNKTSSFLVQLVRDQNQWPKIKFVEIE
- a CDS encoding peroxiredoxin codes for the protein MPVVLGQKAPDFTVNTSKGPITLSNYRGKWVLLFSHPGDFTPVCTTEFIAFTERYEDFQKLGVELIGLSIDSVFSHIAWIRDIKEHFGIDIPFPIIADIDKEVAREYNLIDEKSGATVRGVFIIDPNQIVRWMIYYPAETGRNIEEIIRVIKALQFNWDRKLATPANWQPGQEGIEPAPTTVDSSFKRDNEQGVKTWYLKFVK
- the hemB gene encoding porphobilinogen synthase; the encoded protein is MYPIVRMRRYRKDQNLRDFISEIRVSIDKLIMPIFIDENIKEKTQISSMPGIFRYPISQLEDYVKHLEDIGIKSVLLFGIPKYKDSFGSSAYDKNSIIQRSISLIKETTDIVTIADLCLCEYTDTGQCGLISNDYVDNDKTLEVYRKIAVSYAEAGVDIVAPSGMMDGQVKAIREALDSSGYVNTMIMAYSSKFSSNLYGPFREAAESAPKVGDRKSYQLDYRNGKEAIREIELDIDEGADIVMVKPAIFYLDIIRSARDRFNLPLAAYSVSGEYSMIVNAVNQGLIGEDSVNEALTAVFRAGADIVITYFAERLAESRKA
- a CDS encoding TA0956 family protein, with amino-acid sequence MELCAMYNISIENLHPTTICVVMDKFLDSFAELLGVLEDQDQDELMDFISRYARTDEIRPEDKTVGFVVINSAKKMMSVSFSDIDENVKEKIREIIKPYRDSGYSVEADL